The Porites lutea chromosome 11, jaPorLute2.1, whole genome shotgun sequence genome includes a region encoding these proteins:
- the LOC140951714 gene encoding uncharacterized protein: MLNLESSAVLNYNVKMALDNTKKKRNLLSIVDRLVEKTGAKKDSNVRKKQEVSSPSPRPPISIIKPYLLPPTPSSDPASPCVSDQENASDVDEQANQKGADDEGEEVKKGPVVPKQPMRCDVCGLRVYKSYRFVNRTSAPVHLKHFITPENDRIRVCKTCFSSRERCRKNLALILLRSKTSQMTHLRTPLGVTHGRSTKAMDYIVRDLKKGFKRPYDDLLCDETMADEDEMEADDERFLLNGNTNRNQATMPKLFAMEKENAKQASPTPAPVKNTGIVTVVKRRGGKYNPTPNCFTIYGEVDNLKSNENVVTTNAREQNENSLPINVTENLKKLVDQNSSLPSTVNITSNSEIKSINNKLTFLDHAYALPPPKGKVPSVLRTQAVTKMKVPTSKTVKETNATKQEPQKKTASPDGQTSTERTCGVVCFMCDNLVTKSYSCYKKENAPEKIKHLFTPGVKVVKVCRRCMPYKKPKEEDGSAGAGKGKVKAVKGKLAKIKSAKLVKNAKSTSKANSGKMNEKKVPAVKSPSKDDKKQKDGIKEDKAKVSPTKKQFIVMQTKKLPASKVPMAKDVKLANTKPIQVVMGKLIIPPKEETKLEGGKSVSPKNANTSAKVLSTLVKSPGQKSDKGINTMEKVKDSSVASEHSAENKPKAAKVDFGTQSMKSMIGLNKVKTKSAEPVSLSNETVSEDTPEKELNEKAEDRPKVSALKQVTSSDANSTTSNDVKISSQTQKEDVEQELIGKSTSAATEEMGGDVKESEVSLLEQGENTKSESKSSEEKKTDEKVERVAACKSIAEGVKVRETRSSSRSPVRAREMKPAEVSSPRRGRSSGTPDKKREDYKQIVPTVMTRKRLASFSESEGDKKAEIDSAVGSKRRAVAALLEKMSRKSAESSQNGSAAKVKGESSNEEVSSGKGKGHSMTRRNQIPIKCPGCNQKVVKSYRCFMRGNAPSHIKPLFTEQANPGEMLRICRKCLKGKGKS, translated from the exons ATGTTGAATCTTGAAAGTTCGGCGGTGCTAAATTACAACGTAAAAATGGCGCTCGACAACACGAAGAAGAAGCG GAACCTTTTGAGCATAGTGGATAGGCTTGTTGAAAAAACTGGAGCAAAAAAAGATTCCAATGTACGGAAAAAACAG gaggtaTCATCACCTTCTCCAAGGCCACCAATTTCCATTATAAA GCCATATCTGTTGCCACCTACACCATCATCAGATCCTGCATCACCTTGTGTCAGTGATCAGGAAAATGCCAGTGATGTGGATGAGCAAGCCAATCAAAAGGGAGCAGACGATGAGGGTGAAGAAGTGAagaaag GCCCTGTTGTTCCGAAACAGCCCATGAGGTGTGATGTCTGTGGACTGAGAGTGTATAAATCCTACCGTTTTGTCAACCGCACTAGCGCACCAGTACATCTTAAACACTTTATTACCCCAGAAAATGACCGCATCAGGGTATGCAAAACTTGCTTTAGTTCCCGAGAGCGCTGCCGGAAAAACCTTGCCCTTATTCTGCTGCGCTCTAAGACAAGCCAAATGACTCATCTACGGACTCCCCTAGGAGTTACACATGGCCGTTCAACCAAAGCTATGGATTACATCGTAAGGGACCTAAAAAAGGGATTCAAGAGACCGTACGATGATCTACTTTGTGATGAGACAATGGCGGATGAAGATGAAATGGAAGCCGATGATGAGAGGTTCTTGTTGAATGGAAACACAAACAGGAACCAGGCAACAATGCCTAAACTCTTTGCAATGGAAAAAGAGAATGCCAAACAGGCTTCACCAACACCTGCCCCTGTGAAGAACACTGGCATTGTTACTGTGGTGAAACGTCGCGGTGGAAAGTATAACCCAACACCCAATTGCTTTACAATTTATGGAGAAGTTGACAACTTGAAGAGCAATGAAAATGTTGTCACCACAAATGCCAGAGAGCAAAATGAAAACAGCCTTCCTATTAATGTGACTGAAAATCTTAAGAAACTAGTGGATCAGAATTCTTCATTACCGTCAACCGTGAACATCACCTCAAATTCAGAGATTAAATCCATAAACAATAAGCTGACATTCCTAGATCATGCTTATGCTTTACCACCACCAAAGGGGAAAGTGCCATCAGTACTTAGGACTCAGGCTGTTACCAAAATGAAGGTTCCCACAAGCAAGACGGTGAAAGAGACAAATGCAACCAAGCAAGAGCCACAGAAAAAGACTG catcaCCAGATGGGCAAACTTCTACAGAAAGAACTTGTGGTGTAGTTTGCTTCATGTGTGACAACCTTGTCACAAAATCCTACAGCTGCTACAAGAAAGAGAATGCACCAGAAAAAATCAAACATCTCTTCACTCCTGGAGTCAAAGTAGTGAAAGTTTGTCGCAGATGCATGCCATATAAAAAGCCCAAAGAAGAAGACGGCAGTGCGGGAGCTGGAAAGGGGAAAGTAAAAGCAGTCAAGGGGAAACTTGCCAAGATCAAAAGTGCAAAGCTGGTTAAAAATGCCAAGTCAACTAGTAAAGCTAACTCTGGAAAGATGAATGAGAAGAAAGTCCCAGCTGTAAAGTCACCTTCAAAAGATGATAAAAAGCAGAAGGATGGAATCAAGGAGGATAAAGCAAAAGTTTCACCTACCAAAAAACAGTTTATTGTCatgcaaacaaagaaattacctGCCTCAAAAGTACCCATGGCTAAAGATGTTAAGCTTGCAAATACCAAACCTATTCAAGTTGTGATGGGTAAGCTTATTATTCCACCTAAAGAGGAAACCAAGTTGGAAGGTGGAAAATCAGTCAGTCCCAAAAATGCTAATACAAGTGCTAAAGTCTTGTCAACCTTGGTCAAGAGCCCTGGACAGAAAAGTGACAAAGGGATCAATACAATGGAAAAAGTTAAAGACAGTTCAGTTGCCAGTGAACACTCTGCAGAAAATAAGCCCAAAGCAGCTAAAGTTGACTTTGGTACACAATCAATGAAATCTATGATTGGTCTAAATAAGGTTAAAACCAAGTCAGCAGAACCAGTGTCACTGTCCAATGAAACTGTATCAGAGGACACTCcagaaaaagaattaaatgaaaaagcTGAAGACAGACCCAAGGTTAGTGCTTTAAAACAAGTGACGTCAAGTGATGCAAATTCAACGACATCAAATGATGTAAAAATCAGTTCTCAGACGCAGAAGGAAGATGTTGAGCAAGAATTGATAGGAAAAAGCACAAGTGCTGCAACTGAAGAAATGGGAGGTGATGTCAAGGAAAGCGAGGTTTCATTGCTTGAGCAAGGAGAAAATACCAAATCCGAATCAAAGAGCAGCGAGGAGAagaaaacagatgaaaaagtaGAAAGAGTTGCTGCATGTAAAAGTATTGCAGAAGGGGTGAAAGTGAGAGAAACAAGGTCATCTTCGAGGTCTCCAGTGAGAGCAAGAGAAATGAAACCTGCTGAAGTTTCATCACCCAGGAGAGGAAGGAGTTCAGGAACTCCTGACAAAAAGCGTGAGGATTATAAACAGATAGTCCCGACTGTAATGACACGGAAAAGACTGGCGTCATTTTCTGAGTCAGAAGGTGACAAAAAGGCAGAAATTGATTCTGCAGTGGGAAGCAAGAGACGTGCTGTTGCTGCCCTGCTCGAAAAGATGTCCAGAAAATCTGCTGAATCTTCTCAGAATGGCTCTGCTGCCAAAGTCAAAGGGGAAAGCAGCAATGAGGAAGTTTCTAGTGGCAAAG GCAAAGGCCATTCTATGACAAGGAGAAATCAAATCCCAATTAAGTGTCCAGGATGCAATCAAAAGGTAGTCAAGTCGTACAGGTGTTTTATGAGAGGCAATGCACCAAGTCATATCAAGCCTTTGTTTACAGAACAGGCAAATCCAGGTGAAATGCTGCGCATTTGTCGAAAATGTCtgaagggaaaaggaaaatcttaG